The Listeria sp. PSOL-1 genome includes a region encoding these proteins:
- the serS gene encoding serine--tRNA ligase gives MLDVKLLRNQFEEVKAKLTHRGEDLGEFEKFGELDKRRRTLILESENLKSERNEVSAEIAELKRNKQSAEAKIEEMRVVGDKIKALDLELKEIDEKLEQILMSIPNIPHESTPIGDSEDDNIEIRKWGEVRHFDFEPKPHWDLGKALDILDFENAAKVTGSRFVFYKKLGARLERALLNFMMDLHATEHQYEEMLPPYLVNRTSMTGTGQLPKFEEDAFLIEKEDYFLIPTAEVPVTNYHRDDILKAEDLPRKYTAFSACFRSEAGSAGRDTRGLIRQHQFNKVELVQFVKPEESYQALEALTANAEEVLRRLELPYRVLSMCTADLGFTAAKKYDLEVWIPSYGAYREISSCSNFEAFQARRANIRFRREANAKPEYVHTLNGSGLAIGRTVAAILENYQEEDGSVQIPKVLQPYMGGIKRVTAAYAK, from the coding sequence ATGTTAGATGTTAAATTACTAAGAAATCAGTTTGAAGAAGTAAAAGCTAAGCTCACTCATCGTGGGGAAGATTTAGGTGAGTTTGAGAAATTTGGTGAGCTTGATAAACGGAGAAGAACATTGATTTTAGAATCAGAAAACTTAAAAAGCGAGCGGAATGAAGTTTCAGCCGAAATTGCAGAGCTTAAAAGAAATAAACAAAGTGCAGAGGCAAAAATTGAAGAAATGCGCGTTGTTGGCGATAAAATTAAGGCGCTTGATTTAGAATTAAAAGAAATTGATGAAAAACTAGAGCAAATTTTGATGTCAATTCCAAATATTCCGCATGAATCGACGCCAATAGGTGATTCTGAAGATGATAATATTGAGATTCGCAAATGGGGAGAAGTTCGTCATTTTGACTTTGAGCCAAAACCACATTGGGATTTAGGAAAAGCGCTTGATATTTTAGATTTTGAGAACGCTGCTAAAGTTACTGGCAGTCGCTTTGTTTTCTATAAAAAGTTGGGTGCACGGTTAGAGCGTGCCTTGCTCAATTTCATGATGGATTTACATGCGACAGAACATCAGTATGAAGAAATGTTACCTCCTTATCTAGTAAATCGCACAAGTATGACAGGAACAGGACAATTACCTAAATTTGAAGAAGATGCTTTTCTTATTGAAAAAGAAGATTATTTCTTAATTCCAACAGCGGAAGTCCCAGTAACAAATTATCATCGTGATGACATTTTAAAAGCAGAAGACTTGCCGCGTAAATATACTGCGTTTAGTGCGTGTTTTCGTTCTGAGGCGGGTTCAGCTGGTCGAGATACGCGTGGATTAATCAGACAGCATCAATTCAATAAAGTCGAATTAGTCCAGTTTGTTAAGCCAGAAGAATCTTATCAAGCGCTAGAAGCATTAACAGCTAACGCTGAAGAAGTCTTACGCCGCTTAGAACTTCCTTATCGTGTACTTAGTATGTGTACGGCTGATTTAGGCTTTACCGCAGCAAAAAAATACGACTTAGAGGTATGGATACCAAGTTACGGCGCGTATCGCGAAATTTCTTCATGTAGTAATTTTGAAGCTTTCCAAGCACGGAGAGCCAATATTCGTTTTCGTAGAGAAGCCAATGCAAAACCTGAGTATGTCCACACATTAAATGGTTCTGGACTTGCCATTGGGCGGACGGTAGCTGCGATCTTGGAAAATTATCAAGAAGAAGATGGCTCAGTGCAAATTCCAAAAGTGCTTCAACCTTACATGGGGGGCATTAAACGTGTGACTGCGGCATACGCAAAATAA
- a CDS encoding aminodeoxychorismate/anthranilate synthase component II, translating into MILLIDHHDSFTYNLYQYFLELGTNVDVVYPEKLAHITNFSYYKGIVLSPGPGSPETKKETLAFLAKIPTDMPILGICLGHQIIAYHFGGKIIKAPAPFHGKTSEVMTYPSKLFQDIPKKITVTRYHSLIVPRETLPNNLLITAETDNQLIMALEHRFLPIMSVQFHPEAILSTYGHQILANFLQFAEGRNR; encoded by the coding sequence ATGATTTTATTAATTGACCATCATGATTCTTTTACGTACAACCTCTATCAATATTTTTTAGAGCTAGGGACGAATGTTGACGTTGTTTATCCTGAAAAACTCGCTCATATTACGAACTTTTCATATTATAAAGGCATTGTTTTATCCCCAGGGCCCGGTTCTCCTGAAACGAAAAAAGAAACGCTTGCCTTTTTAGCTAAAATTCCTACTGATATGCCAATCCTTGGAATTTGCTTAGGTCACCAGATCATCGCTTATCATTTTGGTGGAAAGATAATCAAAGCACCTGCCCCATTTCACGGTAAAACAAGTGAAGTGATGACTTATCCTAGCAAATTATTCCAAGATATCCCCAAAAAAATTACCGTCACGCGCTATCATTCGCTTATTGTTCCACGTGAAACATTACCTAATAATTTATTGATTACTGCAGAAACAGATAACCAGTTGATCATGGCATTAGAACACCGTTTTTTACCAATTATGAGCGTTCAATTTCATCCAGAAGCGATCCTTTCAACCTATGGCCATCAAATCTTAGCTAATTTTTTACAATTTGCTGAAGGGAGAAACAGATAA
- the pabB gene encoding aminodeoxychorismate synthase component I produces the protein MSLLQFDFEGISKRFTKPIEILQTHSLAEIPAIFARAEAAKASGKYIAGYVSYEAAPAFNIKMKTYENTSLPLVWFGIYDRYESGINLPADSYPFSFQFDTTFADYQTAINEIKQQIACGNTYQVNYTIRLNTEYPSHANWAGYYQQLKQISDVPYSALLDLDDYQILSASPELFFKASQREITVRPMKGTATRGQTEQEDNEYFHWLQNDPKNRAENVMIVDLLRNDLGRIAVPGSVKVTKLCELEAYPTVWQMTSTIRATIKKEISLFKYFQALFPCGSITGAPKISTMNVIKDLETSPREVYCGAIGYITPNDEMIFSVPIRTLIADKRKQTVTYGVGGGIVWDSTANKEYQEVHAKKAVLNNAFPEFGLIESMRLENGEIKRQSLHNQRLKKSAQHFNFHFSEHEIQTAWEKIAKKHPTNCFKLRSVLSKDGSLQLNVNPIASKNDVQSFELADHPIAEHQFLAHKTTKRDFYESCRKSHTDETLLFNTRGEITEFINGNIMIEQDGDYFTPPLSVGILPGVFRQELLKTKRLQEKIITTTDLKKAKSIWLLNSVREFVQMKMLD, from the coding sequence ATGAGCCTGTTACAATTTGATTTTGAAGGTATTTCAAAGCGTTTCACTAAACCAATTGAGATTTTACAAACACATTCACTTGCAGAAATTCCAGCCATTTTCGCCCGAGCCGAAGCAGCAAAGGCATCAGGCAAATATATCGCTGGTTATGTTAGCTACGAAGCCGCTCCTGCTTTTAATATAAAAATGAAAACATACGAAAATACAAGTTTACCACTTGTCTGGTTTGGCATTTATGACCGTTATGAGAGCGGAATAAATCTTCCTGCTGATAGCTACCCTTTTTCATTTCAATTTGATACCACTTTTGCTGATTATCAAACTGCCATAAATGAGATAAAGCAACAAATTGCCTGTGGAAATACCTACCAAGTAAACTACACGATCCGCTTAAACACAGAGTATCCCAGCCATGCTAATTGGGCGGGCTATTATCAGCAATTAAAACAAATCAGTGATGTTCCATATTCGGCCTTGCTCGACTTAGATGACTATCAAATTTTATCAGCTTCCCCAGAGTTATTTTTCAAAGCAAGCCAACGTGAAATAACCGTTCGCCCAATGAAAGGTACAGCGACACGCGGACAAACTGAACAAGAAGACAATGAATACTTTCACTGGTTGCAAAATGATCCAAAAAACCGCGCTGAAAACGTCATGATCGTTGACTTACTGAGAAATGATTTAGGACGAATTGCTGTTCCCGGAAGCGTGAAAGTCACCAAACTTTGTGAGCTTGAAGCTTATCCAACGGTTTGGCAAATGACATCTACTATTCGTGCTACGATAAAAAAAGAGATTTCATTATTTAAGTATTTTCAAGCGCTTTTCCCGTGCGGTTCGATTACTGGCGCTCCAAAAATCAGTACAATGAATGTGATTAAAGATTTAGAAACAAGCCCTCGTGAAGTTTATTGCGGTGCCATTGGCTATATTACACCTAATGATGAGATGATCTTTAGCGTGCCTATTCGGACACTTATAGCTGATAAAAGAAAACAAACTGTTACGTATGGCGTTGGTGGAGGAATTGTCTGGGACTCCACCGCAAATAAAGAATATCAAGAAGTACACGCTAAAAAAGCTGTCCTAAATAATGCCTTCCCTGAGTTTGGCTTAATCGAAAGCATGCGTTTAGAAAATGGTGAAATTAAGCGCCAATCCTTGCACAACCAACGCTTGAAGAAAAGTGCTCAGCATTTTAATTTTCATTTTTCAGAGCATGAGATTCAAACAGCTTGGGAAAAGATAGCCAAAAAACACCCAACCAATTGTTTCAAACTCCGTAGTGTGTTATCCAAAGATGGAAGTTTACAGCTTAATGTAAATCCTATTGCTTCAAAAAATGATGTGCAAAGCTTTGAACTTGCTGATCATCCTATAGCTGAGCACCAATTTTTAGCACACAAAACTACAAAAAGAGATTTCTACGAATCCTGCCGTAAATCACATACTGATGAAACATTGCTTTTTAATACACGTGGTGAAATAACTGAATTTATAAATGGAAATATTATGATCGAACAAGATGGCGACTACTTCACTCCACCTCTTTCAGTTGGAATTTTACCTGGAGTCTTTCGGCAAGAATTGCTTAAAACAAAGCGTTTACAAGAAAAAATAATAACAACTACTGACCTAAAAAAAGCCAAATCCATCTGGCTACTTAATAGCGTACGGGAGTTTGTTCAAATGAAAATGTTGGATTAA